The nucleotide sequence CTGGTCCGGGTCTCGGTGTCCAACTGGTCGACCACCGAGGCCGACGTCGACCGCTCGGTCGAGGCCATCCTGGCCGCTGCGGCGCGGGCATGAGCGGGGCCCGCCCGCCCGCCTCGACCGCCTCGACCGGCTTCTCCGGTCACTTTCCCACCTCAGCGGTGGGTTTCTCGACAGAGAAGGGCGAACGGGATGGAACAACCTCGCCTGCCGACGCGTTGCGACCGGCGGGATGAGGTCGACACCTGCCACCCGCCCGAGCCTGTTCTCGTTCCCGGACCCGGTGAACGAGGTGTCGGCGCGGCTGGTGGCGGCAGGGGTCGTCGCCATGTCGGTGGCCGCCATCGCCCTCGACCTGCACTGGATGACGGCCGTGATCGCCTACGGGTTCGTGGCCCGCGTCCTCACCGGTCCCACCCTCAGCCCGCTCGGGCAGCTGGTCACCCGGGTCGTCACGCCCCGCCTCGGCGTGGAGCCCAGGCTGGTCCCCGGGCCGCCCAAGCGCTTCGCCCAGGGGGTGGGCGCCGCCTTCTCCGTCACCGCCGCCGTGCTCGCTCTCGGCTTCGACCGCTGGGCGGCGGCCCAGGTCGTGCTCGCGCTGCTCGCCGGGGCCGCCTTCCTGGAGGCCGCCTTCGCCTTCTGCCTCGGCTGCAAGGTCTTCGCCCTGCTGATGCGCACCGGGATCATCCCCGCCGAGGTGTGCGAGCGCTGCGACGACCTGTGGGGCGTCGCCGGCCGCCGGATCTCCTAGGCCCCCAGCTCCTCGTCGTGCCAACCGGGGTGGTGGCGTCGCGCCCACCCGGCCCGGACGCTGCCCCGGAGCATCCCGCCCATTGCCTCGCGGTCGGCCAGCGCCTTGCCGATGTGGATCATCACCACCACGGCGAGGACGACGGCGAGCCAGTCGTGCACGAAGGTTGCCCCCGTCCGCCACTCCAGCGGGAACGGCTCGAACCAGCGCATGACGGCACCCGTGGCGAGCATCACCGGGATGGTGCCCGCCGTGAAGGCGGCGTTGAGCTTCTGGAGCGGGTGGAACTTGCCCAGGCGCACGAACGGGTCGCGGCCGGCCGACCGCAGCCACCGCCGGTCCGCCGCGTCCCAGCGGGCCAGCCGGCGGACGTCCGCCCGCAGAGCCGGCGACCGGAGCCCGCCCCGGGCGACCAGCCACGGCGCGGGGAGCAGCAGGCCGGCGACGACGTGCACGTCGCGCACCAGCGGCCGCCTCCCGACGGCCGCCGAGAGCGGCGCCAGGTAGAGCACCGCGGCGGTCGCCGTCAGGACCAGGAACAGCGCCGCCGTGGCCCAGTGGAGGAAGCGCTCGGCGCCGTCGAACCGGCGCAGGCGCACCTCGGCCCCGCCCGCCGCCGGCTCGGCCGCCGTCGGCCCCGGACCGGGCGGCGCGCTACTCGACGGGCTCGTCGCGGCGGCCATTGGAGCGCCCGATCCAGGCGTCGGTGTCGTACCCCCGCACCTCCCAGTACCCCTCCTCGACGGCCGCCGTGACCTCGATCTCGTCGAGCCACTTGAGCGACTTGTAGCCGTACATCGGGGCCACGTAGAGCCGCACCGGGCCCCCCTGCGCCCGCGACACCGGCTCGTCCTCTAGCTCGTAGGCGACGAGGACGTCCGGGCGCCGGGCCTGCTCCAGCGTCAGGCTCTCGGTGTAGGCGCCGTCGAAGCTGCGAAAGGCGAGCGCCCCGGCGCCGGGCGCCACGCCGGCGGCGTCCAGGACGGCCGAGAGCAACACGCCGGTCCACGGCACGTCGGGCACCCGCCAGCCGGTGACGCACTGGAAGTCCTTCACCAGCCGGGTGGCGGGCATCGCCTTCAGGTCGGCCAGGGTCAGCTCCAGGGGCCGGTCGACCAGCCCCGTCACCCGGAGCCGGTACTCGGCCGCGGCGCGGTGGGGGAGGAAGCCGACGACCGAGTAGATGCGGAACCGCCCCGACGACGGCAGCAGCCCGGTGAGGCCGGTGCGGTCCATGGCCGCGATGGGTGCCAGCGCCCGGTTCACGGCCTCGGCCAGGCGCGAACCCCAGACCACCCCGGCCGCCCCGAGGCCGAGCATGCCGATGAAGACCCGCCGGCCGACGGGCGTCCCCGTGTCGGAGTCGCTTGCCATGTCACCCGGAGGTACGGAGCCGGCCACCGTTCCGGTCGTCCCCCCGGCCCACCGGCGCGTTACGTGACCTGGAGCTCGGGGCGGTACACGCGGGCCGCACCCATCGAGACGATCGAGTCCGCCATGGTCCCGAACGCCCGCGACGCCTCGCCGTCGGGGTCGGAGACGGAGACGGGCAGGCCGACGTCGCCGCCCTCCCGCAGGGCGGGGACGAGCGGGATCTGCCCGATGAGCGGGACGCCGAGCACGGCGGCCAGTTCGGCCCCGCCGCCCGACCCGAAGATCTCGTAGCGCTTGCCGTCGTCGCCGGTGAACCACGACATGTTCTCGATGACGCCCCGCAGCGGCAGGTTGACCTTCCTGGCCATGTACGCGGTGCGCTGGGCGACCCGCTGGGCCGCCGCCTGCGGCGTCGTCACCACGAACATCTCCGAGCGCGACAGGTACTGCGACATCGACAGCGCCACGTCGCCGGTCCCCGGGGGCATGTCGACCAGCAGGTAGTCCACGTCGCCCCACAGCACGTCCACCAGAAACTGCTCCAGGGCCTTGTGCAACATGGGCCCGCGCCACATCACGGGCTGGTTCTCCTCCACGAAGAAGCCGATGGAGATGACCTTGATGCCGTGGGCGACGGGCGGGACGATCATGTCGTCGATCACGACCGGGTCGGCGGTGATGCCGAGCATCTTGGGGACGGAGAAGCCGTAGACGTCGGCGTCCAGCACGGCCACCTCGTGGCCCCGGCGGGCCAGGGCGATCGCCGTGTTCACGGTCACCGACGACTTGCCCACGCCGCCCTTCCCCGACGAGATGCCGAGCACCCGGGTCCGCGAGCCGGGCGCCATGAACTGGTTCACCCGCCCCTGCTCGTGGCCCAGCGGCTGGGCGCCGGCGGGGGCGGGACCCGGGGCGGCGCCCATCTGGCGGCGCACGGCGGCCCGCTCCTCGTCGGTCATCACCGTCATGTCGACGTCCACGTCGCCCACCCCGTCCACGACCCGGAGGGCGTCGGTGACCCGGGCCGTGATCTCCGCCCGCAGCGGGCACCCGGGCACGGTGAGGGCGATCAGCACGCCGACCCGGGAGCCGTCGATGCGGACGTCCTTCACCATCCCGAGGTCGACGATGCTGCGGTGCAGCTCGGGGTCCTGGACGGGCCGGAGGGCCTCTCGGACCTGGGCCTCGGTGACGGGCATGGTGAAGTCTCCTCGCGGGCAGCGGGCGGCCGTCGCGCGGTCCACCCGGGCAGCGCGCCCGGGCTACGGGGGTCCACGACGGGGCCCAGGTAGAATACCTTCGTGGACCGGCCGCCCCTCAACGACGCCGAGTTCTCGGCCGCCGTGGCCGCCGTCACCTCCGCCTTCGGGGACCCCACCCGGCGGGAGATCTTCCTCTTCGCCCGGGACAGCGCGGCGGGGGTCACCGCCGCCGAGGTCGCCGAGCACTTCGAGCTCCACGCCAACGTCGCCCGCCACCACCTCGACAAGCTGGCTGCCGGCGGGTACGTGGGCGTGCACGTGGAGCGGGGCGAGGGCGGGGGCGCCGGGCGCCCCTCCAAGCGCTACCGGGCGACGGCCAAGGTCCTGGAGTTCCCCGCCCGCCGGGACGACCTGCTGGTCACGCTCCTCGGCCGCGCCCTGGCCCTGCTGCCCGAACACGAGGCCGAGCTCATGGCCGAGCAGGTGGGCGAGGAGTACGGGCGGTCGCTGGCCCGCGAGATGTCGCCGGGCGACAACGCCCACCGGTCCTTCCAGGCGTCGCTGCACGCGGTGGCCGACGCCCTGACCGCCCACGGGTTCGCCGCCCACGCCGAGGCCCGCGGCTCGTCCCTCGCCATCGTGGCCGAGCAGTGCCCGTTCGGCGACACCGCCACCCAGCACCCGGTGATCTGCGCGGTGGACCGCGGCATCGTGCGGGGCATGCTGGCCGGCCTGTACGGCGACACGGCGCCCGCCACCACGGCCTCGCGGGCCCAGGGCGACGACGCCTGCGTCACGGCGGTGTGACGGCGCCTCCCGGCGTCCGCCACTACCTCGACCACGCGTCCACCTCCCCCGCCCGCCCCGAGGTGGTCGAGGCCATGCTGCCCTGGCTGGCCGGCCCGGGAGCGGCCGACCCCGCCCGAGTCCACACCGAGGGCCGCATGGCCCGCGCCGCCGTGGAGGACGCCCGGGAGCGGGTCGCCGCCCTCCTGGGGGCCCGGCCGCGCGAGGTGGTGTTCACCAGCGGTGCCACCGAGTCCATCAACGCCGCCGTGTGGGGCGCCACCCGCCTGCGCCCGTCCGGGCCCGTGGTCGCCGCCGCCGTGGAGCACTCCGCCGTGCGCCAGGCTTCGAAGCGGGCGGCCGGCGTGGCCGAGCCGGCCGTCGACGGTCGGGGGCGCATCGACGTCGCCGCGCTGTCCCGGCTGGTGGCCGACGGCACGGCTCTCGTCCACTGCCAGCTGGGCAACCACGAGGTGGGGACCATCCAGCCGGTGGCCGAGGTGGTGGCGGTGTGCCGCGAGCGGGGCGCGCTCGTCCACGTCGACGCGGCGGCGGCCGCCGGCCACGTACCAGTCGACTTCGCCGCCCTGGGCGCCGACCTCCTGTCGGTGAGCGCCCACAAGCTGGGCGGCCCCAAGGGCGTCGGCGCCCTGCTGGTCCGCCGCGGGCTGCGGGTCCCGCCGCTCCTCGTGGGCGGCGACCAGGAGCGGGCCCGCCGGGCAGGGACGGAGGATGTGCCGGCCATCGTGGGGTTCGGGGCGGCGTGCTCCTCGCTGGACCTGGACGGCGAGGCGGCGGCGGCACGGGCGCACACCGAACGCCTGCTGGCCGGGCTCACCGCCGTGCCCGGGGTCGTGGCGTACGGGGACCCGGACGCCCGGCTCCCCCACATCGCCTGCGTGGGGGTGGACGGCGTCGAGGCGGAAGCGGTCCTCCTCGGCCTCGACCAGGCCGGCGTCGCCGCCCACTCGGGGTCGGCGTGCTCGTCGGAGTCGCTCGAGCCGTCGCCGGTGCTGGAGGCCATGGGCGTGGAGGCCGAACGGTCGCTGCGGGTCTCGGTCGGCTGGTCCACCACCGACGGTGACGTGGCCGCCTGCCTGGAGGCCTTCCCGCGGGTGGTCGACCGCTTGCGTGCGCTCGCGCTCTAGGTGACGGAACGCACCTATTGCACGCCGTTCGGCCCTCTGCTTGGATCGCACCACACGGAGGGATCGGGACCCGGCTCCTGCGCCGACGCAGGGTTGCTCGCGCTTCCGGCCGAGGGACCGGTCTTACCGGGCTGCGAAGGGGCGGAACCCACCTGCCGCCTCTTCGTGGCCCTCCTCCGCGTCGGGCGGCTCATCGGGCCGCCTCGATGCAGCGCACGCCCTCGGGGCCGACGGTCGCCGCGTGCCGGGCCCCCGGCGGGACCTCGAGGCGGTCGCCGGGCCGCAGGTCCACGTCGCCGTCCTCCAGGTGGAAGGTGATGCCGCCGGAGACGCAGTACAGGACCTTCTCGTAGTCGTGGGCGTGCCAGTCGTAGGTGTCGCCCGGGGCGTTGCTCCACGAGCGGGGCCGGAGGTTCTCGGCCCGCAGCCGGGCGTCCACCTCGTCGGTGCCGGGCGGCGTCCCTCGGCAGCGCTCGACCCGTGCCCGCATCCCTCCAGCGTGCCACCGGAGGTGTACGACGGGCGGCCCGCGGGGAGGAGCCCCGTCGGTGCCGCCGCGCACCGCTTCGGCGCGGGTTGCTGGCGCCGTCCGTTTCATCCTGGTTAACCTTGGCGCCCATCAGGCGGAATCGTGTTCGGCTGACGACGCGCGTGGGGGCGACCACGACCGCGCTGCTGACGGCGGCCACCCTCGGGGTGGGCGGCGCCGGGGGCGCGCGGGCCCAGATCGAGCTGCCCCCTCTGCTGCCGACGACCACGACCACCAAGCCCGGCACACCGCCTCCGCCACCGCCACCCCCGCCGAGCACCACCACCACGGCGCCCGGCAGCCTCGTCGGCAACGTCTTGAAGTCGGCCACCACCACGCCTCCCACCACGGCGGCGGCGCCTCCGGCGGCGGCCAAGCCACCGCCGGCGACGATCCCCGGCAACGTCGGGGGCGAGGGCGAGACACCGCCCGCCGACGCCGGGCCCTTCCCGGCCAACCTGGCCGCCATGATGAACTCGGTCCGCCGGACGCGGCCGAACAACAGCAATGCGCTGATGGACGCCCTGAAGGTGCTCACCGACGCCGGCATGTCGCAGGAGGAGGCCCTTCGTGCCGGGCTCGGTCGCTTCCCGGTGGGCGGCCGGGCCAGCTTCGTGCACGACTGGTGGTTCCCCCGCTTCGGTCCCGGGTGGCGCCTTCACCAGGGCACCGACGTCTTCGCCCCGCGGGGGACGCCGCTTCGCTCCCCCACCACCGGGACCGTCTCGTTCAGCGACGGCGGGCTCGGCGGGATCTCGGTGTACATCACCCAGGCCGACGGCACGTACTTCTACCTGGCGCACCTGGACAGCCGCCCGGCCGGCCTCAAGCCGGGCCAGACCGTCAACCCCGGCGACATCGTCGGCTTCGTGGGGAGCACGGGCAACGCGTCGGGCGGGTCGCCCCACCTCCACTTCGAGGTCCACCCGGCCATCCGCTTCGTCACCGTCGGCAAGGGCAAGAAGGCCACCACCAAGGCCGTCTCGGCGCCGGTGCGCCCGGGCACGGTGCTGCCCGCCATCGACCCCAAGCCGCTGCTCGACCTCTACCTGGTCGAGGCCCTCCAGGCCCTGCCCGCCATCGCCGAGCAGTACCGGGCCACCCGCGCCACCAACCCCTCGGTGACGGCGGGCGACGCCGTCCCGGTGGACTCGGCCGCCCTCCAGGTCGCCACCCGCCACCTGGCCGTCGGCGGGCTCATCGCCGCCGAGGCGCCGCTGGTGCGCACGCCGCTGCTGCTCCTGGCCTTCCTCCTCATCGTGATGGTCCTGGTCCTGTTCCCGGTGCTGGCACCCCGCCGCCGGCTGGCGGTCGCCGGCGTGCTCCCGGGCATCGGCGGGCCCGCCACCGCTCCGCGGCGCAGGCTCCGGCGCAAGGCCAAGGGACCGCCGCCGGACACGGGCGACGCCCTGGCCGCGGCCACCAGGGCCGCCGCCGCGCCGCCGGCCGAGGCCAGCCCTCCCGCCGCCACCACCGCCGCCGCCGTCCGCTTCAACGGCAACGTCAGCGCCAACGCCGCCCAGGGCAGGGGGGACGGCAAGGGCAAGGCGGACGGCACAGGCACGGACCGGAAGGGCCGGAAGGGCCGGAAGGGCCGGAAGGTCAAGGGGGAGAAGGCGCCCCGCAAGGAACGCCCGCCCGACGACGGCCCCCCGAAGGATCGCCGACGACGCAGGGACCGCGCCGGCGACGAGGTCTCCACCCCCGTCTGACCTCCGCCGCCGGCGCCGGCAAGTCCGGCGGCAAGAAGGGGCGCTATGCGCCCGGATGTGCCGCCGGAAGCGGCCCGTGGGCCGCGGGACGGGCCGCCGGGTGGTGCTAGCCGGGAGGGGTCGTCGTCGGCGGAGCGGGCACCGGCTCCGGTGAGGTCACGCCCCGCTCGGCGTCGGCCAGCGCCCGGCGCAGGAGGTCCTCCACCACGGGGCGCATCTCCGGGGGTGACTCGCCAGCCAGGTAGGCCCGCAGGTCGGGGACGGCGGCGGCCGGGTCGCGGCGGTCCTGGTAGTTGACGAAGGCGCGGAAGAACCGGGCATCGGGATACCCGGGGTCGGCCGCCACGGCCCGCTCGATGAACTCCATGCCCTTGTCGACGAGCGACGTGTCACCGGCCGCCTTGCCGGCCAGGCGCAGCAGCCAACCGCGGTAGGCGAGGGCCTCGGGCTGCTCGGGATCGCGTTCCAGGATGCGGTCGTAGGCCTTGATGGCGTCGAGCGTCCGGCCCTCGCCGATGAGGTCGCGGGCGACCGCCAGCTCGTCGGCGTTCTCCGACGACGGGCCGGTGGCGGCGATCTCGCCGGTCGCCGGGTCGCCCGGGAGCCGCTCCCCCGCCGACCGGGCCACCAGGAGCCCGGCGGCCGAGGCGAACGCCAGGAGGACGGCGCCCACCGCGACCGGCCGCCACCGGCTCCGGCCGCCGCCGGTGGGAGCCCGGTCGGACAGCCGGCGCCGGGCCTGCGGCCCACCGGCCGGCACGCCGGCCGCCACGTGGCCGTCGCCGCCCTCCGTGCCCCGAGGGGGGCCGGCGCCGGCCGGGCCCGGTTCGGCGGGGCCGGCGGCCTCGCGCCCGGCGGGGTCGGCCGCCTCGGGGTCGGCGGCCAGGGCCCGGAGGACGGCCGCCGCCCGCGCCGTGTAGTCCTCCTTCAGGGCCACGTAGTCGGACTCGTCGAGGTCGCCGGCCTCCCGCTCCCGCTCGAGGTCCTCGAGCGAGCGGAGCAGGAAGTCCCGGTCCTCCTCGAGGGCGCTCACCTGGTGACGCCCTGGCGCAGGGCCTGCTCGACCAACCGTCGGTCCTCGGCCGTGGCCGCCGCCGTCCCGCTCGCCCTCCGGCGCCGGAACGCGAA is from Acidimicrobiales bacterium and encodes:
- a CDS encoding DUF4395 domain-containing protein, encoding MRSTPATRPSLFSFPDPVNEVSARLVAAGVVAMSVAAIALDLHWMTAVIAYGFVARVLTGPTLSPLGQLVTRVVTPRLGVEPRLVPGPPKRFAQGVGAAFSVTAAVLALGFDRWAAAQVVLALLAGAAFLEAAFAFCLGCKVFALLMRTGIIPAEVCERCDDLWGVAGRRIS
- a CDS encoding cytochrome b/b6 domain-containing protein, whose product is MAAATSPSSSAPPGPGPTAAEPAAGGAEVRLRRFDGAERFLHWATAALFLVLTATAAVLYLAPLSAAVGRRPLVRDVHVVAGLLLPAPWLVARGGLRSPALRADVRRLARWDAADRRWLRSAGRDPFVRLGKFHPLQKLNAAFTAGTIPVMLATGAVMRWFEPFPLEWRTGATFVHDWLAVVLAVVVMIHIGKALADREAMGGMLRGSVRAGWARRHHPGWHDEELGA
- a CDS encoding molybdopterin-dependent oxidoreductase — encoded protein: MASDSDTGTPVGRRVFIGMLGLGAAGVVWGSRLAEAVNRALAPIAAMDRTGLTGLLPSSGRFRIYSVVGFLPHRAAAEYRLRVTGLVDRPLELTLADLKAMPATRLVKDFQCVTGWRVPDVPWTGVLLSAVLDAAGVAPGAGALAFRSFDGAYTESLTLEQARRPDVLVAYELEDEPVSRAQGGPVRLYVAPMYGYKSLKWLDEIEVTAAVEEGYWEVRGYDTDAWIGRSNGRRDEPVE
- a CDS encoding Mrp/NBP35 family ATP-binding protein, producing MPVTEAQVREALRPVQDPELHRSIVDLGMVKDVRIDGSRVGVLIALTVPGCPLRAEITARVTDALRVVDGVGDVDVDMTVMTDEERAAVRRQMGAAPGPAPAGAQPLGHEQGRVNQFMAPGSRTRVLGISSGKGGVGKSSVTVNTAIALARRGHEVAVLDADVYGFSVPKMLGITADPVVIDDMIVPPVAHGIKVISIGFFVEENQPVMWRGPMLHKALEQFLVDVLWGDVDYLLVDMPPGTGDVALSMSQYLSRSEMFVVTTPQAAAQRVAQRTAYMARKVNLPLRGVIENMSWFTGDDGKRYEIFGSGGGAELAAVLGVPLIGQIPLVPALREGGDVGLPVSVSDPDGEASRAFGTMADSIVSMGAARVYRPELQVT
- a CDS encoding helix-turn-helix domain-containing protein; this translates as MDRPPLNDAEFSAAVAAVTSAFGDPTRREIFLFARDSAAGVTAAEVAEHFELHANVARHHLDKLAAGGYVGVHVERGEGGGAGRPSKRYRATAKVLEFPARRDDLLVTLLGRALALLPEHEAELMAEQVGEEYGRSLAREMSPGDNAHRSFQASLHAVADALTAHGFAAHAEARGSSLAIVAEQCPFGDTATQHPVICAVDRGIVRGMLAGLYGDTAPATTASRAQGDDACVTAV
- a CDS encoding cysteine desulfurase family protein, with amino-acid sequence MTAPPGVRHYLDHASTSPARPEVVEAMLPWLAGPGAADPARVHTEGRMARAAVEDARERVAALLGARPREVVFTSGATESINAAVWGATRLRPSGPVVAAAVEHSAVRQASKRAAGVAEPAVDGRGRIDVAALSRLVADGTALVHCQLGNHEVGTIQPVAEVVAVCRERGALVHVDAAAAAGHVPVDFAALGADLLSVSAHKLGGPKGVGALLVRRGLRVPPLLVGGDQERARRAGTEDVPAIVGFGAACSSLDLDGEAAAARAHTERLLAGLTAVPGVVAYGDPDARLPHIACVGVDGVEAEAVLLGLDQAGVAAHSGSACSSESLEPSPVLEAMGVEAERSLRVSVGWSTTDGDVAACLEAFPRVVDRLRALAL
- a CDS encoding cupin domain-containing protein, with amino-acid sequence MRARVERCRGTPPGTDEVDARLRAENLRPRSWSNAPGDTYDWHAHDYEKVLYCVSGGITFHLEDGDVDLRPGDRLEVPPGARHAATVGPEGVRCIEAAR
- a CDS encoding M23 family metallopeptidase → MGATTTALLTAATLGVGGAGGARAQIELPPLLPTTTTTKPGTPPPPPPPPPSTTTTAPGSLVGNVLKSATTTPPTTAAAPPAAAKPPPATIPGNVGGEGETPPADAGPFPANLAAMMNSVRRTRPNNSNALMDALKVLTDAGMSQEEALRAGLGRFPVGGRASFVHDWWFPRFGPGWRLHQGTDVFAPRGTPLRSPTTGTVSFSDGGLGGISVYITQADGTYFYLAHLDSRPAGLKPGQTVNPGDIVGFVGSTGNASGGSPHLHFEVHPAIRFVTVGKGKKATTKAVSAPVRPGTVLPAIDPKPLLDLYLVEALQALPAIAEQYRATRATNPSVTAGDAVPVDSAALQVATRHLAVGGLIAAEAPLVRTPLLLLAFLLIVMVLVLFPVLAPRRRLAVAGVLPGIGGPATAPRRRLRRKAKGPPPDTGDALAAATRAAAAPPAEASPPAATTAAAVRFNGNVSANAAQGRGDGKGKADGTGTDRKGRKGRKGRKVKGEKAPRKERPPDDGPPKDRRRRRDRAGDEVSTPV